One genomic window of Trichosurus vulpecula isolate mTriVul1 chromosome X, mTriVul1.pri, whole genome shotgun sequence includes the following:
- the MOSPD1 gene encoding motile sperm domain-containing protein 1 isoform X3, translating into MQQQRRQPELVEGNLPVFVFPTELIFYADDQSTHKQVLTLYNPYEFALKFKVLCTTPNKYVVVDATGAVKPQCCVDIVIRHRDVRSCHYDVIDKFRLQVSEQSQRKALGRKEIIATLLPSAKEQRKEVEEKRIKEHLTEKNRTVSSGPSLLTVFLGIVCVAALMLPTLGEVESLVPLYFHLSVNQKLVAAYVLDLDGDWTQRNFHMKCFLRSYYNGYTQNMNKDEN; encoded by the exons ATGCAGCAACAAAGAAGGCAGCCAGAATTAGTGGAAGGAAATCTTCCTGTTTTTGTATTTCCTACCGAGCTGATATTTTATGCAGATGACCAGTCAACACACAAACAGGTGTTGACACTGTATAATCCCTATGAATTTGCCCTAAAGTTCAAAG TTCTATGCACTACTCCCAATAAGTATGTTGTCGTTGATGCTACCGGGGCAGTGAAGCCTCAATGCTGTGTGGATAT CGTAATTCGTCACAGAGATGTTCGGTCCTGCCACTATGATGTAATAGACAAATTCCGTCTCCAAGTTTCTGAGCAAAGCCAGAGAAAGGCTTTAGGACGGAAAGAGATTATTGCTACTCTTCTTCCATCTGCCAAAGAACAACgaaaggaagtggaggaaaaaaggaTAAAGGAACACTTAACAGAAA AAAACAGGACTGTCTCATCAGGACCTAGTTTATTAACTGTTTTCCTGGGAATAGTGTGCGTTGCAGCTCTGATGCTACCCACCTTGGGAGAAGTGGAATCCCTAGTGCCTCTCTACTTCCATTTAAGTGTGAATCAGAAATTAGTAGCTGCTTATGTCTTAG ACCTGGATGGAGACTGGACTCAAAGGAACTTTCACATGAAGTGTTTCCTAAG
- the MOSPD1 gene encoding motile sperm domain-containing protein 1 isoform X2 translates to MQQQRRQPELVEGNLPVFVFPTELIFYADDQSTHKQVLTLYNPYEFALKFKVLCTTPNKYVVVDATGAVKPQCCVDIVIRHRDVRSCHYDVIDKFRLQVSEQSQRKALGRKEIIATLLPSAKEQRKEVEEKRIKEHLTERIHGSPSICPFEKVERQPWSQEDLSSSPTSDAHCSVAVENRTVSSGPSLLTVFLGIVCVAALMLPTLGEVESLVPLYFHLSVNQKLVAAYVLGLITMVILRI, encoded by the exons ATGCAGCAACAAAGAAGGCAGCCAGAATTAGTGGAAGGAAATCTTCCTGTTTTTGTATTTCCTACCGAGCTGATATTTTATGCAGATGACCAGTCAACACACAAACAGGTGTTGACACTGTATAATCCCTATGAATTTGCCCTAAAGTTCAAAG TTCTATGCACTACTCCCAATAAGTATGTTGTCGTTGATGCTACCGGGGCAGTGAAGCCTCAATGCTGTGTGGATAT CGTAATTCGTCACAGAGATGTTCGGTCCTGCCACTATGATGTAATAGACAAATTCCGTCTCCAAGTTTCTGAGCAAAGCCAGAGAAAGGCTTTAGGACGGAAAGAGATTATTGCTACTCTTCTTCCATCTGCCAAAGAACAACgaaaggaagtggaggaaaaaaggaTAAAGGAACACTTAACAGAAA GAATTCATGGGTCCCCATCAATTTGTCCATTTGAGAAAGTTGAAaggcagccttggagtcaggaagacctgagttcaagccccaCTTCTGATGCCCATTGCAGTGTGGCCGTAG AAAACAGGACTGTCTCATCAGGACCTAGTTTATTAACTGTTTTCCTGGGAATAGTGTGCGTTGCAGCTCTGATGCTACCCACCTTGGGAGAAGTGGAATCCCTAGTGCCTCTCTACTTCCATTTAAGTGTGAATCAGAAATTAGTAGCTGCTTATGTCTTAG
- the MOSPD1 gene encoding motile sperm domain-containing protein 1 isoform X4, translating to MQQQRRQPELVEGNLPVFVFPTELIFYADDQSTHKQVLTLYNPYEFALKFKVLCTTPNKYVVVDATGAVKPQCCVDIVIRHRDVRSCHYDVIDKFRLQVSEQSQRKALGRKEIIATLLPSAKEQRKEVEEKRIKEHLTEKNRTVSSGPSLLTVFLGIVCVAALMLPTLGEVESLVPLYFHLSVNQKLVAAYVLGLITMVILRI from the exons ATGCAGCAACAAAGAAGGCAGCCAGAATTAGTGGAAGGAAATCTTCCTGTTTTTGTATTTCCTACCGAGCTGATATTTTATGCAGATGACCAGTCAACACACAAACAGGTGTTGACACTGTATAATCCCTATGAATTTGCCCTAAAGTTCAAAG TTCTATGCACTACTCCCAATAAGTATGTTGTCGTTGATGCTACCGGGGCAGTGAAGCCTCAATGCTGTGTGGATAT CGTAATTCGTCACAGAGATGTTCGGTCCTGCCACTATGATGTAATAGACAAATTCCGTCTCCAAGTTTCTGAGCAAAGCCAGAGAAAGGCTTTAGGACGGAAAGAGATTATTGCTACTCTTCTTCCATCTGCCAAAGAACAACgaaaggaagtggaggaaaaaaggaTAAAGGAACACTTAACAGAAA AAAACAGGACTGTCTCATCAGGACCTAGTTTATTAACTGTTTTCCTGGGAATAGTGTGCGTTGCAGCTCTGATGCTACCCACCTTGGGAGAAGTGGAATCCCTAGTGCCTCTCTACTTCCATTTAAGTGTGAATCAGAAATTAGTAGCTGCTTATGTCTTAG
- the MOSPD1 gene encoding motile sperm domain-containing protein 1 isoform X1, translating to MQQQRRQPELVEGNLPVFVFPTELIFYADDQSTHKQVLTLYNPYEFALKFKVLCTTPNKYVVVDATGAVKPQCCVDIVIRHRDVRSCHYDVIDKFRLQVSEQSQRKALGRKEIIATLLPSAKEQRKEVEEKRIKEHLTERIHGSPSICPFEKVERQPWSQEDLSSSPTSDAHCSVAVENRTVSSGPSLLTVFLGIVCVAALMLPTLGEVESLVPLYFHLSVNQKLVAAYVLDLDGDWTQRNFHMKCFLRSYYNGYTQNMNKDEN from the exons ATGCAGCAACAAAGAAGGCAGCCAGAATTAGTGGAAGGAAATCTTCCTGTTTTTGTATTTCCTACCGAGCTGATATTTTATGCAGATGACCAGTCAACACACAAACAGGTGTTGACACTGTATAATCCCTATGAATTTGCCCTAAAGTTCAAAG TTCTATGCACTACTCCCAATAAGTATGTTGTCGTTGATGCTACCGGGGCAGTGAAGCCTCAATGCTGTGTGGATAT CGTAATTCGTCACAGAGATGTTCGGTCCTGCCACTATGATGTAATAGACAAATTCCGTCTCCAAGTTTCTGAGCAAAGCCAGAGAAAGGCTTTAGGACGGAAAGAGATTATTGCTACTCTTCTTCCATCTGCCAAAGAACAACgaaaggaagtggaggaaaaaaggaTAAAGGAACACTTAACAGAAA GAATTCATGGGTCCCCATCAATTTGTCCATTTGAGAAAGTTGAAaggcagccttggagtcaggaagacctgagttcaagccccaCTTCTGATGCCCATTGCAGTGTGGCCGTAG AAAACAGGACTGTCTCATCAGGACCTAGTTTATTAACTGTTTTCCTGGGAATAGTGTGCGTTGCAGCTCTGATGCTACCCACCTTGGGAGAAGTGGAATCCCTAGTGCCTCTCTACTTCCATTTAAGTGTGAATCAGAAATTAGTAGCTGCTTATGTCTTAG ACCTGGATGGAGACTGGACTCAAAGGAACTTTCACATGAAGTGTTTCCTAAG